The following proteins are co-located in the Microvirga ossetica genome:
- a CDS encoding GNAT family N-acetyltransferase codes for MGSMYQGDIEIIEADTRLRYAQCVQIRTRVFVIGQNVPAEREIDQHEDVCLHYVALAGAVPVGTVRWRTYAPDTAKIERLAVLDGARGRGIGSGLMAYLLDEIPRHPEFSYVKLASQDHAIPFYTAMGFEVIGDAFDDGGLPHHDMILKLRVCSNGGK; via the coding sequence ATGGGCTCGATGTATCAAGGTGACATTGAGATCATAGAGGCTGATACCCGCCTCCGATATGCTCAGTGCGTTCAAATCAGGACGCGCGTCTTTGTCATTGGCCAGAATGTCCCGGCTGAGCGGGAGATTGATCAACACGAGGATGTCTGCCTGCACTATGTGGCGCTTGCAGGTGCAGTTCCTGTGGGCACTGTCCGATGGCGCACCTATGCTCCTGACACCGCCAAGATTGAGAGACTTGCAGTGCTCGACGGAGCCAGAGGAAGAGGCATAGGGTCAGGCTTGATGGCTTACCTCCTGGACGAGATTCCTCGGCATCCAGAGTTCTCGTATGTCAAGCTTGCTTCCCAGGATCACGCCATACCCTTCTACACGGCTATGGGCTTTGAGGTGATTGGAGATGCCTTCGACGACGGTGGACTTCCCCATCACGATATGATTCTGAAGCTGAGAGTGTGCTCTAATGGAGGTAAATAG
- a CDS encoding YybH family protein, with the protein MRAHALLTATCLCLPVSALAQDRASIQTLNDQFAKAFNTGDAAAVAAHYTEDAFVLPPGAEMVLGRNAILTFWKSAADQIGDIKLTAVDVKPLGNNAAREIGTFALRTKGAQSQQVTGKYVVVWEKVGADWKLATDIWNTNK; encoded by the coding sequence ATGCGCGCCCATGCCCTCCTTACAGCCACCTGTCTGTGCCTGCCGGTTTCTGCCCTGGCACAGGACAGGGCAAGCATTCAAACTCTGAACGATCAGTTCGCGAAGGCGTTCAATACCGGCGATGCAGCGGCCGTCGCGGCCCACTACACCGAAGATGCGTTTGTCCTGCCGCCCGGAGCCGAGATGGTACTGGGCCGGAACGCGATCCTGACATTCTGGAAATCTGCTGCTGACCAGATTGGCGACATCAAGCTGACAGCGGTCGATGTGAAGCCACTCGGAAACAACGCCGCCCGCGAGATTGGGACCTTCGCTCTCCGGACCAAAGGGGCACAATCGCAGCAAGTCACCGGCAAGTATGTGGTGGTGTGGGAGAAGGTTGGAGCCGACTGGAAACTTGCCACCGACATCTGGAACACCAACAAGTAG
- a CDS encoding cupin domain-containing protein, which produces MLTTSLLLATTGTLMAQDPKAGHAMRADQLQWGAAPSVLPKGAQLAVLSGDPSKTGPFTIRLKAPADYKIPAHSHPTAERVTVISGEFNFGMGDKLDQAKAEKLASGGFVDLPANMNHFAFMGPETVVQIDSEGPFVIKYANPADDPSKSQ; this is translated from the coding sequence ATGCTTACAACTTCTCTGCTTCTTGCCACCACGGGCACCCTGATGGCCCAAGACCCCAAGGCAGGTCACGCCATGAGGGCTGACCAACTTCAGTGGGGAGCGGCTCCATCCGTGTTGCCCAAAGGCGCACAGCTTGCCGTTTTGTCGGGTGATCCCAGCAAGACCGGCCCATTCACGATCCGGTTGAAAGCACCTGCGGATTACAAGATTCCCGCTCACAGCCATCCTACGGCTGAGCGCGTTACGGTGATCTCTGGAGAGTTCAATTTCGGCATGGGCGACAAGCTGGATCAAGCTAAGGCCGAGAAGCTCGCCAGCGGCGGGTTTGTCGATCTTCCAGCCAACATGAACCACTTTGCCTTCATGGGTCCTGAAACCGTGGTCCAGATCGACTCGGAGGGTCCCTTCGTCATCAAGTATGCCAACCCAGCCGATGATCCGAGCAAATCCCAATGA
- a CDS encoding MucR family transcriptional regulator → MTESATAPNYIELSADIVSAYVSNNSVPAADLPSLLQSVYAALTKTVQGQQEEPKAELVPAVSVRKSITPDAIICLEDGKSFKSLKRHLRTTYDMTPEQYRTKWNLPADYPMVAPNYAKARSELAKTMGLGQQRRKGKAPVEGPETAAPAKGRRSKKAA, encoded by the coding sequence ATGACTGAGAGCGCAACCGCTCCGAACTATATCGAACTGTCTGCTGACATCGTCTCGGCGTATGTCAGCAACAACTCGGTTCCCGCCGCTGATCTCCCCTCGCTGCTTCAGTCGGTCTACGCGGCCCTGACGAAGACCGTACAGGGCCAGCAAGAAGAGCCCAAGGCTGAGTTGGTGCCCGCTGTCTCGGTGCGGAAGTCCATCACTCCAGATGCTATCATCTGCCTGGAGGATGGAAAATCGTTTAAGTCGCTCAAGCGCCATCTGCGCACGACCTACGACATGACGCCCGAGCAGTACCGCACCAAGTGGAACCTGCCAGCCGATTACCCGATGGTTGCGCCGAACTACGCCAAGGCGCGCTCCGAGCTTGCTAAGACGATGGGGCTCGGCCAGCAGCGCAGGAAGGGCAAGGCTCCGGTCGAGGGTCCTGAAACTGCTGCTCCCGCAAAGGGCCGTCGCTCGAAAAAGGCTGCTTAA
- a CDS encoding site-2 protease family protein, with product MNLPDTIYTASTWIVPILIAITFHEAAHAFAAWRLGDDTAHRLGRVTFNPLKHVDPFGTILLPALLFLTKAPFLFGWAKPVPVAFQRLGKPRRDMALVAIAGPLTNVVLAVVSAALIRLAGLLPEDMALWFVQTLYQSILLNLILAIFNMFPIPPLDGSRVVMSLLPKALAWQYAKLERFGFLILLGIIFLLPMLGRMMGTDLNLFRWAVAAPLQWLMPILRAIAGAPL from the coding sequence TTGAACTTGCCCGACACTATCTATACGGCCTCAACATGGATTGTGCCGATCCTCATCGCCATCACGTTCCACGAAGCGGCCCATGCGTTTGCCGCCTGGAGGCTGGGGGACGATACGGCGCATCGTCTTGGCCGCGTCACCTTCAATCCGCTCAAGCATGTAGACCCGTTTGGAACGATCCTGCTTCCTGCCCTGCTCTTCCTGACCAAGGCTCCTTTTCTCTTCGGGTGGGCCAAACCTGTCCCAGTGGCATTCCAGCGTCTCGGTAAGCCGCGCCGCGATATGGCGCTTGTCGCCATCGCTGGTCCGTTGACGAATGTCGTGCTCGCTGTGGTGTCAGCCGCTCTCATCCGTCTTGCAGGGTTGCTGCCAGAGGACATGGCCCTGTGGTTTGTACAGACCCTCTATCAGTCGATCCTGCTGAATCTGATCCTCGCGATCTTCAACATGTTTCCCATCCCGCCTCTGGACGGCAGTCGCGTCGTCATGAGCCTTCTGCCCAAGGCTCTGGCGTGGCAATACGCAAAGCTGGAGCGTTTCGGATTCCTCATCCTCCTCGGGATCATCTTCCTTCTGCCAATGCTTGGACGAATGATGGGAACTGACCTGAACCTGTTCCGATGGGCTGTTGCGGCTCCGCTCCAATGGCTCATGCCGATCCTTCGGGCCATCGCTGGGGCACCGCTGTAG
- a CDS encoding LuxR C-terminal-related transcriptional regulator has product MTGTVIKLLNADTCAFSQVEAEVLRRVSEGDKITSISSEMGLAEPIVMEYIRSILRKVRTRDAERMTGLADIKTLLEEGLSPEEDHG; this is encoded by the coding sequence ATGACAGGAACCGTCATCAAGCTGCTCAATGCCGATACTTGTGCCTTTTCTCAGGTGGAAGCTGAAGTCCTGCGGCGTGTCAGCGAGGGAGACAAGATCACCTCGATCTCCTCCGAAATGGGTTTAGCTGAGCCAATCGTGATGGAGTACATCAGGTCGATCTTGAGGAAGGTCCGGACGAGAGATGCCGAGAGAATGACCGGATTGGCCGACATAAAGACATTGCTGGAGGAGGGATTGTCCCCAGAGGAGGACCACGGGTAA
- the istB gene encoding IS21-like element helper ATPase IstB, translated as MSAEAPEILLAHHLKALKLPTFLREHQKLARQCATEGLDHVRFLARLVEMELIDRERRMVERRIKTAKFPAVKSLDSFDFAAIPRLNKMQVLELARGEWIERRENVIALGPSGTGKTHIALGLGLAACQRGLSVGFTTASALVSEMMEARDERRLLRLQRQMAGYKLLIIDELGFVPLSKTGAELLFELISRRYERGATLITSNLPFDEWTETLGSERLTGALLDRLTHHVSILEMNGESYRLAHSRSRKRQTSS; from the coding sequence ATGAGCGCTGAAGCTCCCGAGATTTTGCTCGCCCACCACCTCAAGGCGCTCAAACTGCCCACATTCCTGCGCGAGCACCAGAAGCTGGCCCGCCAATGCGCCACCGAGGGGCTTGACCATGTCCGCTTCTTGGCCCGGCTCGTGGAGATGGAGCTGATCGACCGCGAGCGGCGGATGGTCGAGCGGCGCATCAAGACCGCGAAGTTCCCGGCCGTCAAAAGCCTCGACAGCTTCGACTTCGCCGCCATCCCGAGACTGAACAAGATGCAGGTCCTAGAGCTGGCGCGTGGCGAGTGGATCGAGCGGCGCGAGAATGTCATTGCCCTCGGCCCCTCCGGCACCGGCAAGACCCATATCGCCCTGGGGCTCGGGCTGGCCGCCTGCCAAAGGGGACTGTCCGTCGGCTTCACCACAGCCTCTGCCCTGGTCAGCGAGATGATGGAGGCCCGTGACGAGCGCCGCCTGCTTCGTCTCCAGAGGCAGATGGCCGGATACAAGCTGCTGATCATCGACGAACTGGGCTTCGTGCCCCTCTCGAAGACCGGGGCGGAGCTGCTGTTCGAGCTGATCTCGCGACGCTACGAACGCGGCGCCACCCTCATAACCAGCAATCTGCCCTTTGACGAATGGACCGAGACCCTTGGCTCAGAACGCCTTACGGGCGCACTTCTCGACCGACTGACCCACCATGTCAGCATCCTCGAGATGAACGGCGAGAGCTACCGTCTTGCTCATAGCCGATCGCGCAAACGGCAAACATCGTCCTGA
- the istA gene encoding IS21 family transposase codes for MELYRKVRLACSEGMSQREAAKHFNISRDSVRKMMAYAEPPGYRRHAPVRRPKLETFVPIIDAWLEGDRSVHRKQRHTAKRVFDRLREEHGFTGGYTTIKDYIRERERRCQEMFVPLSHPPGHAQADFGEAVVVIGGVEQKAHFFVLDLPHSDACFVRAYPAAVSEAWVDGHIQAFAFFGAVPQSVLYDNDRCLVAKILPDGTRKRAALFSGFLSHYVIRDRYGRPGKGNDKGNVEGLVGYSRRNFMVPIPNFPSWETFNTWLEGQCRKRQDDKLRGPAETIGQRLQRDTAAMRPLPASPFEACDQASGRVSSQSLVRYKTNDYSVPVAWGHQDVWIRGYVDEVVIGCRSEVIARHPRSYEREEVIFNPLHYLPLIENKINALDQAAPLQGWDLPEEFATLRGLMEVRMNKQGRREYVQVLRLLELFNLPDLHAAVKQALQMGAIGFDAVKHLVLCRVERRPPRLDLDVYPYLPKARVEKTSAAAYMCLISEDAA; via the coding sequence GTGGAACTTTACCGGAAGGTTCGGCTGGCGTGCTCTGAAGGCATGAGCCAGCGCGAGGCGGCGAAGCATTTCAACATATCGCGCGACAGCGTTCGCAAGATGATGGCCTATGCGGAGCCGCCCGGCTATCGGCGTCATGCTCCTGTCCGGCGCCCGAAGCTGGAAACGTTCGTCCCGATCATCGATGCCTGGCTGGAGGGCGATCGGTCGGTTCACCGCAAGCAACGCCATACGGCGAAGCGGGTGTTTGACCGGCTCCGGGAGGAGCATGGGTTCACCGGCGGCTATACGACGATCAAAGACTACATCCGCGAGCGCGAGCGGCGATGCCAGGAGATGTTTGTGCCGCTGTCGCACCCACCCGGCCATGCGCAGGCCGACTTCGGGGAGGCGGTGGTCGTGATCGGCGGGGTGGAGCAGAAAGCGCATTTCTTCGTGCTTGATCTTCCGCACAGCGATGCGTGTTTCGTCCGGGCCTATCCCGCGGCTGTGTCTGAGGCCTGGGTGGACGGCCACATCCAGGCCTTTGCCTTCTTCGGTGCGGTGCCGCAGTCGGTGCTCTATGACAATGACCGCTGCCTGGTGGCAAAGATCCTGCCGGACGGGACGCGCAAGCGGGCGGCGTTGTTCAGTGGTTTCCTGTCGCACTACGTGATCCGGGATCGCTACGGTCGTCCGGGCAAGGGGAACGACAAAGGGAATGTGGAGGGCCTCGTCGGTTATTCCCGTCGCAACTTCATGGTGCCAATCCCGAACTTCCCGAGCTGGGAGACCTTCAACACCTGGCTGGAGGGGCAATGCCGCAAGCGGCAGGATGACAAGCTGCGGGGGCCGGCCGAGACGATCGGCCAGCGCCTGCAGCGGGATACCGCGGCCATGCGTCCCCTGCCGGCCTCGCCATTTGAGGCCTGCGATCAGGCCAGCGGGCGCGTCTCATCGCAGTCGCTCGTGCGCTACAAGACCAACGACTACTCGGTGCCCGTGGCCTGGGGCCATCAGGATGTCTGGATCCGGGGCTATGTCGACGAGGTGGTGATCGGCTGCCGCAGCGAGGTCATTGCGCGCCATCCCCGCAGCTACGAGCGGGAAGAGGTGATCTTTAATCCGCTACATTACCTCCCGTTGATCGAGAACAAGATCAACGCACTCGATCAGGCCGCTCCTTTGCAGGGATGGGACCTGCCCGAGGAGTTCGCGACCTTGCGCGGCTTGATGGAAGTCCGCATGAACAAGCAGGGCCGGCGCGAATATGTGCAGGTGCTGCGGCTGCTGGAACTCTTCAATCTCCCGGATCTCCATGCTGCGGTGAAGCAGGCCCTGCAGATGGGGGCGATCGGCTTCGATGCGGTCAAGCATCTGGTCCTGTGCCGGGTGGAGCGCAGACCGCCGCGGCTGGACCTCGATGTTTACCCCTATCTGCCGAAAGCCAGGGTCGAGAAGACATCGGCGGCGGCCTATATGTGCCTGATCTCGGAGGATGCCGCATGA
- a CDS encoding DUF1194 domain-containing protein, translating to MGVFLQLAGAMAVILVSGLAAATEAQVQVDANLVTTLDTSASVGRYEEWLEREGLAQAMTDPRFLEAVRTGSHRRVGFAVFTWSSHGHAKTLVPWTMVATPEDAAWVSKHLRSVQLIEESQLLDRDIPTDHYEAPKKQHQTDIALAIRTASALLKAAPFTSRRSVINVVGNGPSNSGMEPALARDAALEAGQIINGLVIGYGLVSDVGYYRTHVIGGAGSFVMQVSNLEEMTEAFLAKFRLDMRTAVQNLTTVAAG from the coding sequence ATGGGTGTCTTCTTACAGCTTGCAGGCGCGATGGCTGTCATCCTTGTGTCAGGATTGGCAGCCGCTACCGAGGCACAGGTCCAAGTTGACGCCAACCTTGTCACCACTCTGGATACTTCGGCCTCGGTGGGGCGCTACGAAGAATGGCTTGAGAGAGAAGGCTTAGCCCAGGCCATGACCGACCCACGCTTCCTTGAGGCAGTCCGAACAGGGTCTCATAGGCGCGTCGGGTTTGCCGTGTTCACGTGGTCGAGCCACGGTCACGCGAAGACGCTTGTTCCCTGGACTATGGTCGCCACGCCCGAGGATGCCGCGTGGGTCTCTAAGCATCTGCGCTCAGTTCAACTTATCGAGGAAAGCCAGCTTCTCGACCGCGATATTCCGACAGATCATTACGAAGCCCCCAAAAAGCAGCATCAGACGGATATTGCCCTGGCGATCCGCACCGCATCGGCTCTCCTTAAGGCGGCACCATTCACAAGCCGTCGCTCAGTCATCAACGTCGTCGGCAACGGGCCAAGTAACAGTGGAATGGAGCCTGCCCTGGCACGTGACGCGGCGCTGGAGGCAGGGCAGATCATCAATGGCCTTGTCATCGGCTACGGCCTTGTCAGTGATGTCGGGTATTACCGCACACACGTGATTGGGGGTGCCGGTTCGTTCGTGATGCAGGTTTCCAACCTGGAAGAGATGACTGAAGCTTTCCTGGCAAAATTCCGATTGGATATGAGAACGGCGGTGCAAAATTTGACCACGGTAGCGGCGGGATAG
- a CDS encoding adenylate/guanylate cyclase domain-containing protein: MDRQEHRVERRLAAIFAADVAGYSRLMSHNEVETLRTLTAHREVMDRLIAEHRGRIANTAGDSVLAEFPSAVDAVQCAIAVQEALASANQDDAERERLQFRIGIHVGDVMIRGGDLLGDGVNIAARLEGIADPGGICISEATYGYVRKVVPLMFSDLGPQKVKNIEEPIGAYALSEPSPHPVQIDPTKFLPLPSKPSIAVLPFTNMSGDPEQEYLADGMVEEITAALSRIRSLFVIARNSGLSYKGTKKDVRQIAQELGVRYVLVGSIRKSGSRVRVTAELVDGSDGGHIWADRYDSQVEDIFDLQDRLTEAIIGAILPNIRATEIERARRKRPDSLDAYDCVMKAMPTVWSNDPETAKQALELLERAMALDPDYALAKSMASWCHAQQAMYLRSSDPQRDRERALALAEEAARLDSNDPLVLTTLSAAYTLVGRLDRASTLIEKALQLDPNSAWAWQRSGWIHVYRDQPELALDHFKHGLRISPFDPINFNSYIGMGMAHFAAVRYNDAIEWLKKGLQERPSAVWAYRLLTPAYAHAGRMEDARQSATLLLHSYPEFTISRHFQNIISHNEHMNRIIEGLRKAGVPE; the protein is encoded by the coding sequence ATGGATCGGCAGGAGCATAGGGTCGAGCGACGGCTGGCAGCGATCTTTGCCGCTGATGTGGCAGGCTACTCGCGACTGATGAGCCACAACGAGGTTGAGACGCTCCGCACCTTGACGGCCCATCGCGAGGTGATGGACCGGTTGATCGCCGAGCATAGGGGACGGATCGCCAACACGGCTGGCGACAGTGTCTTGGCCGAATTCCCGAGTGCCGTTGATGCCGTCCAATGTGCTATTGCCGTGCAGGAGGCCCTCGCGTCCGCTAATCAGGATGACGCAGAGCGGGAGCGCCTTCAGTTCCGGATTGGAATTCATGTTGGTGATGTAATGATACGCGGCGGCGACCTCCTCGGTGACGGCGTAAATATTGCGGCGCGGCTCGAAGGGATCGCTGATCCGGGCGGTATCTGCATCTCGGAAGCCACCTATGGATACGTGCGTAAAGTGGTGCCTCTTATGTTTTCTGATCTCGGACCCCAGAAGGTGAAGAACATCGAGGAACCAATCGGGGCGTATGCTCTCTCAGAGCCCTCGCCACATCCGGTACAGATCGATCCTACCAAGTTTCTCCCACTGCCGAGCAAGCCGTCGATAGCAGTCCTGCCGTTTACCAACATGAGCGGTGATCCTGAGCAGGAGTATCTCGCTGACGGTATGGTGGAGGAAATCACCGCTGCCCTGTCCCGCATCCGCTCGCTCTTTGTCATCGCGCGCAATTCGGGCCTCTCGTACAAGGGCACCAAAAAGGATGTACGCCAGATCGCCCAGGAACTCGGTGTCCGATACGTGCTGGTGGGGAGCATTCGGAAGTCTGGTTCGCGCGTTCGAGTTACGGCTGAGTTGGTCGATGGCTCTGATGGCGGTCACATCTGGGCAGATCGTTACGACAGCCAAGTCGAGGACATCTTCGACCTTCAAGACCGACTGACCGAAGCGATCATAGGAGCCATCCTACCAAACATTCGGGCAACCGAAATCGAGCGGGCAAGGCGCAAACGTCCCGACAGCCTGGATGCCTACGACTGCGTGATGAAAGCAATGCCAACCGTCTGGTCCAACGATCCGGAGACAGCCAAACAAGCCCTGGAGCTTCTGGAACGGGCGATGGCCCTCGACCCTGATTACGCCCTGGCAAAGTCAATGGCATCTTGGTGTCATGCTCAACAGGCGATGTATCTTCGCTCGTCCGATCCGCAGCGGGACCGAGAGCGGGCGCTTGCCCTGGCGGAGGAGGCCGCGCGACTGGACAGCAATGACCCGCTGGTGCTGACCACTCTAAGCGCAGCCTACACACTCGTTGGAAGGTTGGACCGCGCGTCCACACTGATCGAGAAGGCCCTTCAGCTTGATCCCAACTCAGCATGGGCGTGGCAGCGAAGCGGGTGGATTCATGTCTACAGGGATCAACCCGAGTTGGCTCTCGACCATTTTAAGCACGGTCTCCGGATCAGCCCTTTCGACCCGATCAACTTCAACTCGTATATCGGCATGGGGATGGCTCACTTCGCGGCTGTTCGCTACAACGATGCAATCGAGTGGCTCAAGAAGGGCCTGCAAGAGCGGCCCAGTGCAGTCTGGGCCTACCGATTGCTGACCCCTGCCTATGCTCATGCTGGCCGAATGGAAGACGCTCGACAGTCAGCAACGCTTTTGCTTCACAGCTATCCAGAGTTCACGATCTCACGGCATTTTCAGAACATTATCTCTCATAATGAGCACATGAACCGGATCATAGAGGGGCTTAGAAAGGCCGGTGTACCTGAATGA
- a CDS encoding adenylate/guanylate cyclase domain-containing protein has protein sequence MPPPQGKVERRLAAIFAADVAGYSRMMEQDEVRTLRSLTAHRAIMDGLITEHSGRIANTAGDSVLAEFPSAVDAVRCAVEVQKQFASVSSGLSMHFRIGVHVGDVMARGGDLLGDGINVAARLQGLANPGGICVSEAAYGYIRKVLPLDFTDLGPQSVKNLHEPIRAYTIKGPLQPTRMAEQSGPIPLPDKPSIAVLPFTNMSGNPEQEYFADGMTEDIITGLSHLKWLFVIARNSTFAYKGKAVDVRQVAQGLGVRYVLEGSVRVSGSRIRISSQLIEAASGRHIWAERYDRQLDDVFAVQDEITTSVLAAIEPHLYAEEGARIASQPPDHIGTWGLVVRAIGLISKLERQESDDARSLLERAIAIEPTYAKAHAILSWAVWWAAYNYWLPDEQDGVAEAQRHAERALALDASEPWARMMLGLCVSTDGQHERALLELEAALGINPSFALAHTIYGWALARIGRFDDAVVETQTALRLSPADTFLSFYEFVHGFTLLAARRFEDALPYVRRAIVAFPHFPSHYALLISCYGHLGLRDQTKMLLAHRNSLPAPPLTVSLVRSQLKKYATGAIIAEGLSKAGVPES, from the coding sequence ATGCCCCCACCACAGGGTAAGGTCGAGCGACGGCTGGCGGCCATCTTCGCGGCTGATGTGGCGGGATACTCGCGCATGATGGAGCAGGACGAAGTCAGGACGCTTCGGAGCTTGACCGCTCATCGCGCGATAATGGACGGCCTCATTACGGAGCACAGCGGGCGCATCGCCAATACAGCCGGTGACAGCGTTCTGGCCGAGTTCCCGAGCGCCGTGGATGCGGTCCGGTGCGCAGTGGAAGTCCAGAAGCAATTCGCGTCCGTTTCAAGCGGCCTGAGCATGCACTTCCGTATCGGGGTGCATGTCGGTGACGTGATGGCCCGAGGCGGCGATCTCCTGGGTGACGGGATCAATGTGGCTGCGCGCCTTCAGGGATTGGCCAATCCAGGGGGCATCTGCGTCTCTGAGGCCGCTTACGGCTACATTCGCAAAGTCCTTCCACTCGACTTCACTGACCTTGGCCCCCAGTCGGTGAAGAACCTCCATGAGCCGATCAGAGCCTACACCATCAAAGGTCCTTTGCAGCCAACCAGAATGGCCGAGCAGAGTGGGCCTATCCCTCTTCCCGACAAACCATCCATTGCTGTCCTACCCTTCACCAACATGAGCGGGAATCCCGAGCAGGAGTATTTCGCGGACGGCATGACCGAAGATATCATCACAGGTCTCTCGCACTTAAAGTGGCTGTTCGTCATCGCTCGCAATTCCACGTTTGCTTACAAAGGTAAGGCGGTGGATGTTCGGCAAGTCGCTCAAGGCTTGGGCGTTCGGTATGTGCTCGAAGGTAGTGTCAGGGTGTCAGGCAGCCGCATTCGCATCTCCAGCCAGTTGATCGAGGCCGCGAGCGGCAGGCACATCTGGGCCGAACGCTACGACAGGCAGCTTGATGACGTTTTTGCGGTTCAGGACGAGATCACAACAAGTGTCCTCGCTGCCATCGAGCCGCACCTGTATGCTGAGGAGGGTGCTCGAATAGCCAGCCAACCTCCTGACCATATTGGCACGTGGGGCCTCGTTGTCCGCGCTATTGGATTGATCAGCAAGCTCGAACGCCAGGAAAGTGACGACGCGCGATCCCTTCTCGAACGGGCAATTGCGATAGAGCCAACCTATGCGAAGGCCCATGCAATTTTAAGCTGGGCCGTGTGGTGGGCAGCCTATAACTACTGGCTTCCTGATGAGCAAGACGGTGTTGCCGAGGCGCAGAGACATGCGGAGCGGGCGCTTGCTCTTGACGCAAGCGAGCCGTGGGCTCGCATGATGTTGGGCCTGTGTGTCAGCACCGATGGTCAGCACGAACGCGCTTTGTTGGAACTTGAAGCTGCGCTGGGGATCAACCCGAGTTTTGCGTTGGCCCATACGATCTATGGATGGGCGCTCGCTCGAATTGGAAGGTTCGATGATGCCGTTGTGGAGACTCAGACGGCTCTTCGCCTGAGCCCTGCGGACACATTCCTTAGCTTTTATGAGTTCGTCCACGGTTTTACGCTCCTGGCTGCTCGTCGTTTTGAGGATGCTCTTCCCTATGTTCGCAGGGCTATTGTGGCCTTTCCCCACTTCCCTTCTCACTACGCTTTACTGATTAGCTGCTATGGCCACCTTGGGCTCCGAGACCAGACGAAGATGCTATTAGCGCACCGGAATTCCCTTCCGGCACCACCACTCACGGTCAGCTTAGTCCGAAGCCAACTGAAAAAATATGCGACTGGGGCAATCATCGCTGAGGGTCTGTCTAAGGCTGGGGTCCCTGAGAGTTGA